The sequence TTCCTCCTGTTAGAACTTTTGCGTAATCTTCCATTGACTCTTTGTAGGACGGATAGGAACGAAAAGCTGCTTTTATTGAAAATAAATTTCCTTTGCCATCGTCCTCCGACGTCATCATTAATATACTTTTCCCTTGAAAACTTCCTTTAATTCCAAATAAATTAAAGGATGGTTCTTGTGCTAACTTGCTAGTGCCAGATGCACTCTCAAGTATTGCTTGGGCAATCATCACTGAGGCATAAAGATTATAATTTTTGGCGATTTTTCTCGCCTCTTGTCCTATTTTTTTGACAAAGCGACTTGTGTTTATATTCTCTTTATAGTCAAATTTTGGTTCTGCTTCATTTAGTAGTTCTGGCGTTTTGCCTACCTGTTCCTTTTTCTTTTCTTCTTTTGCATTTTTTGTTTGCTTTTTGACAAGATTACTAGTCTCTTTTGGCTCGTTTTTGTTGTTAAATTCGGTTGTTATTTCTGTCTGCTGTTGGTTCTTTGGTTCTTCTTGCGTTGTTGAATTGCTAGTTGGTTCTTTTGGCTCCTCTTGCTCCAAGTCCAGTGATTCGGTTGTTGACTCATCCATAGAAGAGTCCTCTACAGGTAGTGAGCTTGTTTCCAAATCTACGCTTTTTCCCGAACATTCCTCTATGATATCTGCAGTATCCGCTTGAACCGATATTCCTCCTGTTGTGACACAACCAAATGCAAGCATACTGCTTATTCCTAGATGTACTCTTTTTTTAAACTTATTCATTTTTGCTCCCCCATTATTCTAAATGACGAATTCGCTCTAGCTTCTCTAACCATTCCCGATATAAATAATCATTTTCTTCTTTTGACTGCTGAATTTTTTGACTAAAGTTTGCAGCTTGTTTTTTGATATCCATAATTTCAGTCTGAGCTTCTTTGGTTAATCTCATAGACTCATAATTGGCTTGATCAATAATCTGTCGTGCTTTTTCTTTTGCGTCAATCATCACGTCTGCTATTGTTTCTTTTGATACTCTCGAATTTTCTATTGAATTAGCATGAATTTTTTCTTTTGCGATGGACAACTGTCTTTGTGCTTCTTGTAATTGGTACCTTAGTTCTTGAATCTCATCTTCTTTTATTTTCTCTTCCTCTAATGTCATTCTTGAAGACTGATCTAATAATTGAGAAGTCAGTTTACTGACTTCCTCTTGCTTGATCGTCAACTCTTTTTTAACCTGTCTTAGCTGAATATTTTTCTCTTCAATTGTCTTTTCTAGTTTTTCTTCCATAGCTTTAATATTTTTTTTATGCTTATGGATTGTATCTTCCAAATCTTGCTTTTCCTCTTCTAATTTTTGATAATGCCTTGGTAAAGCTTTCATTGAAGCATATTGTAATTCAAGTGTTTCTTTTTCATCCAGTAGATTTTTCGTTTTCTCTTTTTCATCCTCTAGTTTTTTTCTTAATTGAATGACTTCTCGCTCTAATTCTTCAATATCCTCCGCATCATAATATGCATCCTCTTCCTTGTACTCTTCATAATCATCATAATAGTCCTCTTTTGCCTTTTTTTTGCCAAACATAAATGTAACCTCACTCTTTTATTTTATTTATTGATTAATAATTTGCACATATTTGTGAACCGTTCCAAGTGATACTTCGCATACCTCTGCAATTTTTCTAAGTGGTAAATCTTTTTCATATAGTGTCCTAATTTTTTTGACTTTTTGTGGGCTAATCCTCGGTCTGCCCCCAACAACGCCCTGGAGTCTTGCATCTTTAATTCCCTTTCTTGTTTGGTAGACTGTATGAAAATGCTCCATTTCGATCACTAGTCGAACATTTCCGTAAAAAAAAGGATTGTTTTTTGTATCTAACGATTCAGAAATGCTCCTTAAACGAACTTTATTGCTTTCTAAAATTTCAATAAATCGTTCAAACTTCTTAAGCTTTTTGCCAAATACACGTAAGTCATAGACGATTAGTTGGTCTTCCTCTTTAATCTTTGCAAGTAGCCGATTTAGCTCTTGCTCTTCTTTAAGTATTTTTTCTTCTATGAAAATTTCATCACACTGAAATTCCATAATTTTTTTTAATTGCTTTAAAGTTCCAATGGGATAGTTTTTGCGAATATATCCGTATATTGCCATCACATAGCTCCTTTTCTACTAAACTCATTGTAACCGCCACATCATTTAACTACCGTTTATAATACACGACATTCCAAACAATTTCAATAGATTTTTTCAAATAAAGGTGTATTTTAATCAAAAAAATAAAACACACGTTATCACCTGTGTTTTATTTCTGCAATAGTTTACTAATAATTGTTTCGACCCTTCGGACTAATTCTGCTTTATCGTACTCATTATTAACCACAATATCTGCAAGCTCTTTTTTCTTTTCAATCGGCATTTGACTAGTGATTTTCCGCATCGCTTCTTCTTTAGTGATGCCATCTCTTTCCATAAGTCTTTTTAACTGAAGTTCTTTGGGAACATAGACTACTAGAGTAAGATCAACGTACGCTAGATAATTAGATTCATATAACAAGGGTATATCTAAAACAAGTACTGGTACTTTTTCTTTTAAGTATTCTTCTCTTCGGCTTAATATAATTTTACGAATAAGCGGACCGGTAATGTGATTTAATTGCTGTCTTTTCTCTTGCGAATAAAAGATGATCTGACCTAACTTTTGTCGATCTAACTCTCCATTCGAACAAAAAACCTCGGACCCAAACACTTTTTTTATTTGATTCAAAGCTAAACTGTTTGGCATCATGATTTCTCTGGCAATCTGGTCTGCATCAATTACTGGAATATTATGGGATTGAAAAATTTCACTTACGGTTGACTTGCCAGTTGCAATTCCTCCTGTTATCCCTAAGACAACTGTCATTTTCTTCATCCTTCGTATTAGACTTTAGGAAACTTTTGACACTTTGGGCAAAAATGTGTCCCTCTTTGAGCAACTTTTATTTTCTTAATCGCTGTTCCACACCGAACACAAGGCTGCCCTTCTTTTCCATATGCTTTTAGCTGTTGCTGGAAATTCCCAGCCTCCCCTAGTGCATTTAAATAACTTCTAACAGTTGTTCCCCCCGCTGCTACTGCTTCAAAGAGAACCTTGATAATTGCTGCGTGTAACCCCGCAACTTCTTTTTCAGAAAGACTATTGGCAGGTCTTTCTGGATGGATTTTGGCCAGAAAGAGTGCCTCGTCGACGTAGATATTTCCTAGACCAGTCACTAGTGTTTGATCCAAAAGAACAGGCTTAATTGCCTTACTGTGCTTTTTTAGTTGCTTTTTAAACTGGGCTTTTTTAAATGAATCTTGCACTGGTTCAGGACCTAATTTGGCGATTCCTTTATAGTATTGAGCTGTTTCTTTTGGGACCAAAACCATCCGACCAAATTTTCGTACATCCAAATAGCATAATTCACTACCGTCTTCAAAATAGAAAACAACATGTGTATGCTTAAGACAAGGTGTACTCTGTTGATGAAATTCATATTTTCCTTCCATTCGCAAATGAGAAATCAGATCCCAATGAGTGAAATGAAAGATCAAATATTTTCCTCTTCTTGAAACCTGTTCAATTTCCTCTCCAATCAAATCAGACTGAAAAGCTTCAAAATCAGGACTTTCTATAATTCTAGGCCATAAAACCTCAACTTTCATGATTTTTTTCCCTTTGACCAATTGATTGAGCCCAACTTTTACTGCTTCTACCTCTGGTAATTCCGGCATCTTCTCACCCCATACTCAATTTTACTTTGCTTCATACCAAGTACGGCCAAAGCTACTATCTACCTTTAATGGCACATGTAACGCAACTGCCTGTTCCATTACTTCTGGTACGATGATTTCTAAACGAGAAATTTCAGATTCTGGTGCTTCAAATACAAGCTCATCATGTACTTGCAAGAGCATCGTTGCTTCTAATTTTTCTTTTTTCAACCGCTCACTCATTTTAATCATCGCTATTTTCAAGATATCAGCCGCACTTCCTTGAATAGGTGTGTTGATAGCTGTTCGCTCTGCAAAAGAACGAATATTATAGTTTCTAGCATTAATATCTGGTAAATAACGACGACGATGATATAACGTTTCTACGTATCCTTTATCTTTTGCTTCACGTACTACCTCTTCCATATATTTTTGAACTCCAGGGTACTTTTCAAAATAAGTATCAATAAAAGCCTGGGCTTCTTTTCTTGAGATCCCTAAGTTTTGTGAAAGCCCGTAATCACTAATCCCATAAACCACTCCAAAATTAACTGCTTTGGCTTGTCTGCGCATATTTGGGGTAACTTCTTCTTTGCTTTTTGCTCCAAACACACGCATTGCTGTACTTGCATGAATATCCTCATCGTCCAAAAAAGCTTGCTTTAGATGCTCGTCGTCTGATATATGTGCAAGAACACGTAATTCAATCTGCGAATAGTCTGAAGAAAAAATCTGCCAGCCTTCTTTTCTCGGAACAAAGGCTTTACGAATTTTCCGCCCTTCTTCCAAGCGAATAGGGATGTTTTGCAAGTTAGGATCAACAGAACTTAGTCTTCCTGTTTGTGTCAAAGTTTGCACATAACGTGTATGGATTTTACCATCTGTTGGGTGAATTACTTTTAATAATCCTTCTACATAAGTAGATTGGATTTTCATAATTTGACGATAATGCAAGATATCCTCAACAATAGGTGCTTGATCCTTTAATTGTTCTAATACATCAACCGCAGTTGAATAACCAGTTTTTGTTTTTTTGATTACAGGTAATTGCATCTTTTCAAAAAGAATCACTCCAAGCTGTTTTGGAGAATTTAGATTAAATTTCTCACCAGCTTCAGCATAAATCTTTTCTTCAATATTTTGTAGAATTACCGCAAATTCTTGGCGCATTTCTTGAAGCGTTTGAGCGTTCACTTTGATTCCTTCTATTTCCATCTCACCAAGAATCTTAGCAATGGGCAATTCCATATCTTGGAATAAAGGATACTGATTTTTTTCTTCTAGTAATTCTTGCATTTTTGGGGATATCGTTTGAATTGCAGCGATTTTTCTAGCCATGTGCACATGAAATAAAGCAACATCCTCTGGCAAGCCCTTTTTGGCCCCTTTACCGTAAACTAGCTCATCGGAATCAACTTGATGATAGTCAAAATGACTGGCAACATCTGCTATATCTTGATTATTGTTATTAGTATCAAGTAAATAGGCTGCGAGTAGTACATCAAATACAATTCCTTGAATATCCAAACCATAACGCTTTAAAGCTACCTGAACTTTCTTGGCATCATATACTCGTTTACTTTGGTTTTCATCCTCAATCCATTTCTTGAAGAGTTCATCTTCTGCCATATCTTCAATAGAAGCTACATATTTTGTCTGGTTATTTCCCCATGCGATTCCTTCAATTTTAGCCGTATGATAATTATCTGTTAGCATTTCTACTTGCAAACTCATACCCGTTTCAAACATGTCCAACGTTGTCTTTTCAACAATTTTGTACGTCATTTCTTCGAGTGGTTCACTTTTTTCCGCTATCTTTTCAGGAGCGAGTTTATTTAAAAAGGTTTTGAAATCCATTTCTTTATAAAATGGAATTAATTTTTCTAAATTTTTTCCTTGGTAGCCTAATGAATCAACTTCTATTTCAACTGGAGCATCAATATCAATTGTTGCTAATTTTTTGCTTAATAATGCAATCTCTTGTTCATTAATTAGGTTTTCTTTCATCTTACTTTTTTTGAAAGAGTCGACATTTTCATAAACCTCTTCAACAGTTTGATACTCTTTCAATAACTTGATTGCTGTTTTTTCACCAATTTTTGTCACACCTGGAATATTATCAGATGCATCTCCTGCAAGACCTTTCATATCAATAATTTGAAGTGGCTCAAGCCCATATTTTTCAAGGATATGTTCTGGTGTGTATTCTTCAATCTCACTAACACCTTTCACGGTAACATCCACTTTCACGTTGCTTGTTGCAAGCTGTGTCAAATCCCGATCACCTGACAATACAACCACATCAAACTTTTCTTTGTCCGCCTTGTTTGCTAATGTTCCAATGATATCATCTGCTTCGTAATTAGCTAATTCATAATGTTTCATACCTAATGCCTCAATTAAGTCACGTATATAAGGCATTTGTTCTTTAAACTCACTAGGTGTTTTTGATCTTCCCGCCTTATATTCTTGGTAGAAGGCATGACGAAAGGTTGTCTTTCCCGCATCAAATGCAACTAATACATGACTTGGCTTTTCCTTTGCTAATACATTTTCAATCATTGTATGAAAGGCATATATCGCATTTGTATGCAAGCCATTCTTATTTTTAAAACGTTCTAAAGAATTGTGTAGGGCAAAGAAAGCACGAAAGGCGACACTATTTCCATCTATTAATAATAATTTATTTTTTTTCATCTATTTTCTCCGTTCTTTTCTATTCTTTTTTATTCTAACAAAAAAAAGCGTATATTGCGAAAGGAAATGTATCCATTTAATGAGTATTTCTAAGTTTTATCACTTACTTAATTTAAAAAAACCGGAAAATCAACTTTCTGATTTTCCGGTTTCTCTCTAGTTTCTCGCTAAATTGTAGTGCTTAGTTTTTGTTGCCAAAAATTCTTAAAAACGCAAGGAACAAGTTGATAAAATCTAAATATAATTGTAACGCACAAAATACAGCAATTCCGCTTGCTTTTTCTGAATTTCCGAACTCTAAATAGTATTGTTTTATTTTTTGATGATCATATGCAGTAAGACCTGCAAATATGACTACCATCAATAATGAAATCAAGAAATCTACTGGACTGCTTTTTAATAAAAAGACATTTAGTAATGACGCGATAATCACACCAACTAATGCACTGATAGCCGCATGTCCAATACCTGATAGATTTTTTTTGGTAACTGTTCCAAAAACAGCCATCACCCCATATGTCACGGCCGCCGACGCAAACGCTGCGTTAATATTTCCAATACTGTATCCTGTTAGTGTCACACTAAGCATGACACCATTTAAAATGGAATACACCATAAATCCGCCAAAGGCCAAACTAGGATTTTCCATTGCCTTACTTGAAAGATAAACGACCAACCCTAGCTCCGCAACCCACATCAAGATAAATAACAATGGATTTGCAATAAGAGTATACATAACTTTTGGGAAAACACTCATGATTAAGTAGGAAGCAATTGCACTAATTCCAATTCCTAAGCCTAGATAGCCATAGACCTTTCCAAAGAAACTTTGCAGACTATTTGTGGATACGACATTTTGTTGTTGATTCATTCGCTCAACTCCTCATTTTTTTCTACATCTACATTTTTAGGTGTTTTAACCATCACCATCGCATCTAATACTCGCTCATCTTTTTCATTCACTGCCGAAACAGATAAAGTAACAATCTCTTTTAATTTATCTAATTTTACGACTTCAAAATCAAAAGTGACCGTTTCGTAATGATACACCGGTTCAATAAAGTTAATCGAAAAATTAACAACATGTGAACCTGGTCCTGGCAAATGTTTTGAAGTGGTACTTGTGACAACACCCATCAGCATAACTGAAGGGATAATTGGGTGGTTATATTCGGTTGTTTCTGCGTAGTCATGTTGGATATACAATGGGTTTGCATCATTAGTAAGTCCTAAATAAATTAATAATTGACTATCTTCCATGGACTCTGTTAAGCGCAGCGATTCGCCTTCTTCTATTTCGTCGATTGTTTTTCCTATTTTTCTCGGCTTCCCAAACATATTGATACAAGCCACCTCCTATATAGATAGTTTCATTTTACCAAATAGCTTTTTAAAAGAAAAGCGTTTTAAAAAAACTACATCTTAAGTCCTAGCACCAACTCCGGCCTGAGCACAAGAAAGGAAACTGTTCTTTCTGTCACAAAACAAGAATTCGGGTGCGGAGCAAAAACAGATTTGATTTTTGTCCCACACCCTAAGTTTATGCTTACATTTTATTTTTCTTAGTTGTACTTAAAAGTGTTTCGTAAGAGCGTTCAAACTTTTGAACATCTCCTGCGCCCATAAAGATTACAACTGCATCATGATAGTCTAAAAGTGGGGACATGTTTTCTTCCCTCACCACTTGACCTCCTTTTTCAATCTTGTCACCTAAATCTTCAATCTTAACATTTCCTTTAGTCTCCCGAGCTGAACCAAAAATATCACATAAATAAACGACATCTGCTAAGTTTAGCGCTTCTGCAAATTCATCTAGTAAAGCAATCGTCCGAGTGAACGTATGTGGTTGAAAGACTGCGATAATTTCCTTTGTAGGATACTTTTGTCTTGCACCATCAATCGTTGCCTTGATTTCAGCAGGATGATGAGCATAATCATCAACAATAATCATGTCACTGACTTTTTTTTCACTGAATCTACGTTTTACTCCACCAAAAGATTGCATCTCTTCATTAACCAGTTCCATGTCTAATTTTTCCATATAACTGACTGCAATCACGCTTAACGAGTTGAAAATATTGTGCAAGCCAAATACTGGAAGAGAAAAATGACCAATCATTTTTCCATGATGCACGACATCAAATTCCGATCCTAAAGTTGTCCGCTGTATGTTGACAGCTTGGAAATCGTCTGTCTCTTTTATCCCGTAATAGTAAATAGGGACATCGGTTTTTAGTTTTCTTAAATAAGGGTCATCCCCATATGCAAAGATCCCTTTTTGGACTTGATTCGCTAAGCTTTGGAATGCATCATAAACATCCTCAATACTCTTGAAATAATCAGGATGATCAAAATCAATATTCGTCATGATAGCATAGTCAGGTGCATATGCAAGAAAATGGCGACGATACTCACAGGCTTCAAAAGCAAAGAATTCCGCTTGAGGTTCACCATGTCCTGTTCCATCTCCAATCAAGTAACTAGTTGGTTTAATCCCACTTAGAACATGCGCTAAAAGGCCAGTTGTACTAGTTTTTCCGTGAGAACCGGTCACAGCAATACTGCAATAGTTTTTGATGAAATCGCCTATGAATTTATGATAACGAATAACCGGTAAGCCTTGCTTAAGTGCTTCGTGGATTTCTTCATGTGTATCAGGGAAAGCATTTCCTGCAATAATGGTCAGTCCCTCGTGGATATTTTCTTTACCAAAAGAAAATATCGGGATTTGAGCTAACTCCAAATCTCGTTGTGTAAAACAATACTGATCAATATCAGATCCTTGAACTTTGAAACCTTTTTCATGTAAAACTAATGCAAGTGAACTCATTCCCGAACCTTTTATTCCGACAAAATGATATGTTGTATTTTTCAACTCTTCCAATGGAATCCTCTTCTCTTTGTATATTCAACTTTTTTACTTTGCTCTTAACGCACGATAAGAATACCACGTTTTAAAAGCTTTAATCAAAATATTTGTTTGCTTGACTGGAAGCATTCTCTTCCATAATCCCTGCCAAGGATTTTTCCAAACGATGACGTTTTTGCGGTGTTTCTTTCACCTGTTTTTTTTGTTTTTTACCATAAGCCGTACCATTCTTTGCATTTAGCAATGCTTGTTTGATTTCGGTTCTGGTTTGCGGCAATGTATCGGCAAAATTTTCTTTAGGAGAAAGCATAGGGTCTTTTTTTATTTTTTTAAATTGTTTCCTAGTTACTGGAATTTCATTTAAAGTATTGGGTTTATTTTTTTCTCCATAAGCGCTTGACTCGGTCGTATCAAATAGTAAATAGGAATGCTTCGCTGTTTTCATAGATTCCAAAAGTGCTTGTTTTGAAACGGGTCGGTTCGCTTTTTGTTCAGAAATCATCGAAGCTGGGATATGCTTTGGTACGAAATATCCTCTATCTGAGTAATTACTTCCTAAAGCCTCTCGCTTTTCTTTAGTCTGTGCTTTCTTGGCTACAAGCGGCTGATACTCAGCTTGGTTCTGTCCAGAAACAGCAGGTGTCGCATGGAGCTTTTTCTGAGCAGTTATCGCTGATTTCCGTTTGGTCTGAGGCGAGCCTTCAATTTTGGATCCATAATTTATTAAATGATTTTTATTTCGTATTTTTGCAGTTTCATTTATTGCTGTAGCGGACATAACTGAAGTCTTGGTAGCCGTGACAGCCTCTTGCTCGACTTTACTTACTTCATCTTGAAATAATACACGATGATGTTTTTTTGGCAATTTGACGCCTACATTATCATCAAATGCAGGAAAACGAAAATTTTTTCTACTTTCCGAAAAATTATCCATACAATCATTTCCCTTCATAGTACGTTCATACTCCTAATTCTACCACAATTACACATTTAAAAAAATGATTACTATATATTATTCTAATTTACCGCAAAAAAATAATATGCATTACATCATGCATATTAACGATAAAAGCATTGTATAAATGTATATTAAAACTCAAATTAAATATTTTATGAATAAAAATCCATTAAAATATTGTAAAAAAAACCAACTAGTGCTACACTAATATCAAATAAAATTCTAAGGAGAAATGTTTACATGGAAAAAGAAAAGGTTGTACTCGCCTATTCAGGTGGACTAGACACATCAGTTGCTATCCAATGGTTAAAAGAGAGTGGCTACGAGGTAATTGCATGTTGTTTAGACGTCGGGGAAGGAAAAAATCTAGAGTTTGTAAAAGAGAAAGCATTACAAGTTGGTGCAACAGAATCTTATACAATTGATGCCAAAGAAGAGTTTGCACAAGATTTTG is a genomic window of Vagococcus entomophilus containing:
- a CDS encoding MaoC family dehydratase; the encoded protein is MFGKPRKIGKTIDEIEEGESLRLTESMEDSQLLIYLGLTNDANPLYIQHDYAETTEYNHPIIPSVMLMGVVTSTTSKHLPGPGSHVVNFSINFIEPVYHYETVTFDFEVVKLDKLKEIVTLSVSAVNEKDERVLDAMVMVKTPKNVDVEKNEELSE
- a CDS encoding Bax inhibitor-1/YccA family protein encodes the protein MNQQQNVVSTNSLQSFFGKVYGYLGLGIGISAIASYLIMSVFPKVMYTLIANPLLFILMWVAELGLVVYLSSKAMENPSLAFGGFMVYSILNGVMLSVTLTGYSIGNINAAFASAAVTYGVMAVFGTVTKKNLSGIGHAAISALVGVIIASLLNVFLLKSSPVDFLISLLMVVIFAGLTAYDHQKIKQYYLEFGNSEKASGIAVFCALQLYLDFINLFLAFLRIFGNKN
- the coaE gene encoding dephospho-CoA kinase (Dephospho-CoA kinase (CoaE) performs the final step in coenzyme A biosynthesis.), producing the protein MTVVLGITGGIATGKSTVSEIFQSHNIPVIDADQIAREIMMPNSLALNQIKKVFGSEVFCSNGELDRQKLGQIIFYSQEKRQQLNHITGPLIRKIILSRREEYLKEKVPVLVLDIPLLYESNYLAYVDLTLVVYVPKELQLKRLMERDGITKEEAMRKITSQMPIEKKKELADIVVNNEYDKAELVRRVETIISKLLQK
- the mutM gene encoding DNA-formamidopyrimidine glycosylase, with the translated sequence MPELPEVEAVKVGLNQLVKGKKIMKVEVLWPRIIESPDFEAFQSDLIGEEIEQVSRRGKYLIFHFTHWDLISHLRMEGKYEFHQQSTPCLKHTHVVFYFEDGSELCYLDVRKFGRMVLVPKETAQYYKGIAKLGPEPVQDSFKKAQFKKQLKKHSKAIKPVLLDQTLVTGLGNIYVDEALFLAKIHPERPANSLSEKEVAGLHAAIIKVLFEAVAAGGTTVRSYLNALGEAGNFQQQLKAYGKEGQPCVRCGTAIKKIKVAQRGTHFCPKCQKFPKV
- a CDS encoding recombinase family protein gives rise to the protein MAIYGYIRKNYPIGTLKQLKKIMEFQCDEIFIEEKILKEEQELNRLLAKIKEEDQLIVYDLRVFGKKLKKFERFIEILESNKVRLRSISESLDTKNNPFFYGNVRLVIEMEHFHTVYQTRKGIKDARLQGVVGGRPRISPQKVKKIRTLYEKDLPLRKIAEVCEVSLGTVHKYVQIINQ
- the murC gene encoding UDP-N-acetylmuramate--L-alanine ligase, translated to MKNTTYHFVGIKGSGMSSLALVLHEKGFKVQGSDIDQYCFTQRDLELAQIPIFSFGKENIHEGLTIIAGNAFPDTHEEIHEALKQGLPVIRYHKFIGDFIKNYCSIAVTGSHGKTSTTGLLAHVLSGIKPTSYLIGDGTGHGEPQAEFFAFEACEYRRHFLAYAPDYAIMTNIDFDHPDYFKSIEDVYDAFQSLANQVQKGIFAYGDDPYLRKLKTDVPIYYYGIKETDDFQAVNIQRTTLGSEFDVVHHGKMIGHFSLPVFGLHNIFNSLSVIAVSYMEKLDMELVNEEMQSFGGVKRRFSEKKVSDMIIVDDYAHHPAEIKATIDGARQKYPTKEIIAVFQPHTFTRTIALLDEFAEALNLADVVYLCDIFGSARETKGNVKIEDLGDKIEKGGQVVREENMSPLLDYHDAVVIFMGAGDVQKFERSYETLLSTTKKNKM
- a CDS encoding glucosaminidase domain-containing protein, translated to MNKFKKRVHLGISSMLAFGCVTTGGISVQADTADIIEECSGKSVDLETSSLPVEDSSMDESTTESLDLEQEEPKEPTSNSTTQEEPKNQQQTEITTEFNNKNEPKETSNLVKKQTKNAKEEKKKEQVGKTPELLNEAEPKFDYKENINTSRFVKKIGQEARKIAKNYNLYASVMIAQAILESASGTSKLAQEPSFNLFGIKGSFQGKSILMMTSEDDGKGNLFSIKAAFRSYPSYKESMEDYAKVLTGGKSFQNTIYKGVWKSNTTSYKDATKYLTGRYATDTYYDKKINGLIKAYQLEEYDKENESVKSEQKRTVHIVALGETLESISMDYSVPIDELKRLNGLTSSLIYVGQELLIKEESQKLAQSPKNNEETVKQATYKIRASKKISNSYVDVTLSSSLMNIAKQTGASVKQLYRLNDVNKILTSGQTVRTTASLTSNFPS
- the polA gene encoding DNA polymerase I → MKKNKLLLIDGNSVAFRAFFALHNSLERFKNKNGLHTNAIYAFHTMIENVLAKEKPSHVLVAFDAGKTTFRHAFYQEYKAGRSKTPSEFKEQMPYIRDLIEALGMKHYELANYEADDIIGTLANKADKEKFDVVVLSGDRDLTQLATSNVKVDVTVKGVSEIEEYTPEHILEKYGLEPLQIIDMKGLAGDASDNIPGVTKIGEKTAIKLLKEYQTVEEVYENVDSFKKSKMKENLINEQEIALLSKKLATIDIDAPVEIEVDSLGYQGKNLEKLIPFYKEMDFKTFLNKLAPEKIAEKSEPLEEMTYKIVEKTTLDMFETGMSLQVEMLTDNYHTAKIEGIAWGNNQTKYVASIEDMAEDELFKKWIEDENQSKRVYDAKKVQVALKRYGLDIQGIVFDVLLAAYLLDTNNNNQDIADVASHFDYHQVDSDELVYGKGAKKGLPEDVALFHVHMARKIAAIQTISPKMQELLEEKNQYPLFQDMELPIAKILGEMEIEGIKVNAQTLQEMRQEFAVILQNIEEKIYAEAGEKFNLNSPKQLGVILFEKMQLPVIKKTKTGYSTAVDVLEQLKDQAPIVEDILHYRQIMKIQSTYVEGLLKVIHPTDGKIHTRYVQTLTQTGRLSSVDPNLQNIPIRLEEGRKIRKAFVPRKEGWQIFSSDYSQIELRVLAHISDDEHLKQAFLDDEDIHASTAMRVFGAKSKEEVTPNMRRQAKAVNFGVVYGISDYGLSQNLGISRKEAQAFIDTYFEKYPGVQKYMEEVVREAKDKGYVETLYHRRRYLPDINARNYNIRSFAERTAINTPIQGSAADILKIAMIKMSERLKKEKLEATMLLQVHDELVFEAPESEISRLEIIVPEVMEQAVALHVPLKVDSSFGRTWYEAK